The Camelina sativa cultivar DH55 chromosome 14, Cs, whole genome shotgun sequence genome includes a window with the following:
- the LOC104743754 gene encoding uncharacterized protein LOC104743754 has protein sequence MLAKEFTEDEQSIHHDVYLETDDEADGREDGQVRMRTPILHGDGIMYKDQKFHNGISFKECVTDYALLTSSNLKQYMYDRDAIEFKCIGAKGKCGWQVYAASLGDDPFWRITVYKDKHICIPNEECAMFSVPVIARIFLDKIREEPEYYMLAKMEKIIMEKWKISVTRPQCQAARRKALGWISSDYDTQFARLRDYGAEIMESNPGSVVDIATMKNDAGEDVFNLFYVCFDVLRKTWKASCRPLIGVDGYFLKEKIKGQLLATLGRDADNTIYPIAWSVVQVENTDNWQWFVNRLKIDLD, from the coding sequence ATGCTTGCCAAAGAGTTCACCGAAGATGAACAATCAATCCATCACGATGTGTACCTAGAAACCGACGACGAGGCTGATGGTCGTGAAGATGGTCAAGTGAGAATGCGAACACCCATTCTTCATGGTGATGGGATAATGTATAAAGACCAAAAATTCCACAATGGAATCTCGTTCAAGGAGTGTGTCACCGACTATGCACTACTAACAAGTTCCAATCTGAAGCAATACATGTATGATAGAGATGCAATCGAGTTTAAATGTATTGGTGCTAAGGGAAAATGTGGGTGGCAAGTGTATGCTGCATCTCTCGGTGATGATCCTTTCTGGAGGATTACGGTGTACAAGgataaacatatatgtatcCCTAATGAAGAGTGTGCAATGTTTTCGGTCCCAGTGATAGCTAGGATTTTTCTTGATAAGATTAGGGAAGAACCAGAGTATTACATGCTTGCCAAGATGGAAAAGATTATAATGGAGAAGTGGAAGATATCAGTTACAAGGCCTCAATGTCAAGCTGCTAGGAGAAAGGCATTGGGATGGATCTCGTCGGACTATGATACTCAGTTTGCACGTCTCCGAGATTATGGTGCCGAGATTATGGAATCAAATCCAGGATCTGTTGTGGATATTGCTACCATGAAGAATGATGCTGGTGAGGATGTCTTTAACCTGTTTTATGTCTGTTTTGATGTTCTTAGAAAAACATGGAAAGCTAGTTGTAGGCCACTAATAGGAGTTGATGGGTatttcttaaaagaaaagattaaaggGCAGTTATTAGCGACATTAGGCAGAGATGCAGACAATACTATTTATCCAATAGCATGGAGCGTTGTTCAAGTCGAGAACACAGATAATTGGCAATGGTTTGTGAATAGGTTGAAGATTGATCTAGACTAA